The Cucurbita pepo subsp. pepo cultivar mu-cu-16 chromosome LG15, ASM280686v2, whole genome shotgun sequence genome contains the following window.
TATACCGGGTTCTCGGCGAAGCCCGCTTATTCTGCCTCTGGGAAAAGGACTTACATCTACTCAAAACTGGAAATTTGAACTCACAATCTATGAACAAGACTCTGTGTACAGATCATTCATTTGTGCATCgaagaaaatttattgattaatGGGTTAATAAGAGGAGGATTCAAACCTCTAACCTTTTAGTCGAGATTATACATTTCATGTTATTTCTCTccttttaggttaaatttctCGAGAACTTTTAGTATTTGATCTCGTTAGAGCTATGTTTAGATTGACGTTTGAAGTTTATTTGTTATCAATAATCGAGAATTTTTTATACCGTCTCTATATACTTTAAATGAATCCTCGCTTACATATAAATATTagcttaaattattataaatatttcaaaacatatttatgttcttttaaaatttataatattattcccatctttttataaatatttaatatgtaaTGTTGGGACTTTGCTTCCACCGACACAATTTTAAGATTccatgttattttttttttttttttatcaaatttatgtCCACATGCACATTTCTATCCATGtatgaaaaatgaataaaatttgaaagaaaaaaaaaacaaataaataattattccaatttaaataaattattgttctttGAAAATGAGGGGAAAATAAAGCCAAATCAAATACAAGATGCAACCCAATTGGATATTTAAAGTAACTGTACaccatccaaaaaaaaaaagtaaaaaataaaaataaaaacatcaccgacaaaaaaagataaataaaaaatggccAAATACAAGTGGGATTTATTGTCTATGAATGACGAACCTCTAATATCGTGCCACGTTCCGCTTCCATCATAAGAATCATACGAGCAAAACAGACAACCACAAACTCAATATCATTGCCACGATCGATCTCTGACCGTTCGATCCAAACGCCCCGTCTTTGTCTGATTTCTGATCCTCTGGCTCGCCGTCGGATTCGTCGGAGCCGATCGGCGAGTCGgcatcttcctcctcctctccgTCTGACGCCGTAGGCGATGGTGCCttggtcttcttcttcttcgccgCTTTCGGCGCGGGAGCCTCGTCTTCCTCCTCCGGCACTGCCTTGAAAAGCTCCCGGGGCTGCAACACTTTGTCGAGTTCATACACTATCAGCGGCTCCGAATCGATCAGCGTCGCCGTTACCGTTGCTGTCACTACCTTCGTCTTCACCGTAACATCCTCGCCATCGGTCTTAATGTCGAAATCGTACTTAGCGCCACCGTCGGTAGCCAGCGTGTTGACAACACCGTTGTTCGATTTGAGCATCTGTAACGACAAGTAAATCGGCATGCCGTGGTACAACAGCAGCGACACTTTATGCGCAGCCGTCAGATTCTTGTACTTCGGAAGAAAGGCATTGAGTGCGGCATCTGTGGGACAAAACACCGTCAATCCACCGTCGATGTTCGATTGATAGGTCTCGGCGGCGCCAGTGGCGATTAACAGATCGCAGAAGGTTTTGCAGCCTTGCTTAGGCAGGATTTCCGTCAGATTTAAACTGAGCGGCGCCGCCGTTGGCGCCTCCGCATCGGCGGATGTTATAACCTGCAAAATATTACCcaatttgtaaacaaaaactgTTAATTAACAAACCAAATTGTCATTTTCTCTTATAGTgaaagcaaataaataaataaattattattattataaatgaaataagatatttgaatACACATTTAACAGTTATTATAACATGATATAGTTTATCATGTGATTAATTAGATCAACTAAATTACATTTAAGAGTTAATTAGAGGACGAATAAGTTCTGCCCTAATTTTCAGATTGTACGCTAGGGAGCAAGTTTGAAATTAAGTACCTTGCTGATCTGCAAAATGGAGATATTGTAGGGCAATTCCATGACCGATTTGACATAAAACGAATTCAGATCGCCGCCGTTATCTTCAGAGCCGAATCCGACTTTTCCGCCTTTCAGATTTGTGATATTGACATATCCGGAGGTTCCAGTGGCGGAGCCGGAAGCCTGAAAGAGAGTAGAAGAGAGCGTGGTTCCTTTAGAGAGCTGGTGGAGTTTTTTGGCGCCGTAGTAATCGACAAGAACGTGAAGCGAGAGCACATTCTTGATTGTGCCAACGGTGAAATGCTTGGAGATGATATCGGACATGGCGGAGTTGTCGAGTGCGAGGACGGTGATGGTGAGACGGCGGTTGATCTCGCCAGCGAGATGCGTGATTGAGAGGTAATGATTGAAGGTGCTGAACTCGGGGTGTTTGGCTAGGATTTTGGTGATGTTATGAGCATCAGCGGTAGaggagaagaggaggaggaagaacagaggaagCGCGAGAGCGGCGGCGGAGAGGGGGAGTGGACGCCGCATGACGGTGGTTGAGACGGTGGCGACGGAGAGGAAAATGGAGGCttattttgtgaagaaatgtGTAGTGAGGAGAGGGATTCGGGGAGGTTTTTAAGAATGGAGGAACgaagatgaaaatggaagaaaatggtgagATTTGAGTGTGAGTTTTTGCTACAGAGTCTACCAACCAGAAACTTTAGCATGGGAGACAGCTCAGGGGAACTGGAGTGGACCCCACACTCGGTGGGCCCACGTGATTGGTTGAATATGGttcaaaattatcatttttattgttttttttttttttaaatttataaactcctaattttaggttaaaaattatttaatttattacatataaataatataatttttttatgtctAATTTATTAGTTAGTTAGGATCCCATAATCTGgaatataatgaaataaagCCAATTTGAAGTTCTCTATGAAATGAGGCATGGAACGGAGCCACTACAAAGAAGTTTCGGGAGTTACGAAAGAAACCTCCAGTTCATATTGGTCGTGGGTTGAGAACGGGAATTGAATTCTCTGAAACCTAATTTACCGTTGTTCCTCagtagctcagtggtagagcggTCGGCTGTTAACTGATTGGTCGTAGGTTCGAGATTTGATTCATTTCGAATTCCGTTCAACTCTTTAAATGGTAACGGATGTCTTGTAGTACTATGCTCggattaattttatttctattttttatttttattagataagTGACGTATAAGTTGGTTAATCTATCAAAATAAtagcaaataaattaataatagtaataatatcattattaCAAGTACAATAATACAAAGCATCTTAAatataggtaaaaaaaaaaaaaactaaaacatggtattttttgagaaaataaaatttatcagATACATGTTCGAAGTACGTGAcgtcatttttattaaaaaaaaatcaacgtCACTTTGAAGTGATTTTTAAGTGAATATTTTCCACTAAGTGAACTAGAgacgtttaaaaaattagtaaattataaataatttttaattagcaTCCAAAAAGCATTTTAgatattcaaaaaattaaaaaaaattaaaaaataaaatatttttttaaatcgtcTACCACTGAGTGAACTCgagatgtttaaaaaattagtaaattatgaataatttttacgTCGAAAAGACATTTggatattcaaaaaaaaataaaaaaaaaaataaaaaagtaaaatattttagcaATGAAttccaattattttataaGGCTTAGATAATAGATAGAAGTAAAGGTAAGATACTTGACTTTCTTCACTTCATATTTTGTAACCTTTTGTAACTTGcaagtaatatatatatatatatatataaacataagGACAcgacaataaattaaattttattaattaattaaatttaaaatactcgAATATATTTCGATATGGttaataaagttttaagataatttttatttttagaaaaaattgattaaatgtttgactactaaaataaataaataaataaacaccgaaaattttcgaaattaaaagaaaataatttattattaattttatgctAAACCGACACAGAATAGTTGAgggataaaattataattttatttatttaaaaataataaattaaagcCGAAATagacaaaaggaaaagggcACCGCAGATGATGTCCCACCAACCactttgaaaagaaagaaatggttCAATAATTTGggttattatattaataattaaaaagaaaataaaagttgatTAACCATTTTAGTAATTAGTCAAAgtaaaccaaaataaataataaaagtattcaaaaaattatttaattatttgcaATTAggtttagattttaaaaattaaaattttaaataaaaaataatgataaaatactctaaattataatttgttttaatcatttataaaaaaataattaaaaaatatgttataGAATTTCTATGATTTAATTCActtattgatatatttttatttaattagaaaaataataataaaaaaatagggtGGTTGAGAAATCATCGAATCCATTATATGAAAtacaaggaaaataataataataataNggatatatttttatttaattagaaaaataataataaaaaaatagggtGGTTGAGAAATCATCGAATCCATTATATGAAAtacaaggaaaataataataataataaaacattttaattgatgaaaaagaaagaataaataaaataaaattggtgaGGTGGAGTAGGGCCCACAAGTGTCGGTAGACAAAGGCCAGTCTGGCATGAGGATGCCTCGTGGGACAACTACATTTgtgtatttaattaatcagcctttttcaatatttaattcttttatgcaTTTATTCCGAAAATGTCCGTTGTTTTTTGCTCCTTTCAATCAATGTAAGGGTAAATGTGTCTTTTCaatgtcttgttctttttattattaacatAAGGGTAAATGTGTCTTTTCCATGTCTCGTTCTTAAaactttctcaaaatttaatgataaaagttgaaaactgaaaattacaattttagtttttacattttaaaatttatttaataattttaaaaactttttaaattttgggattttattaatgaatttattgtCGAATGTTTAGTATATTATCAActtttttgaattatatttaaataaaattttttaatgggtttactcatataatttatttcactCGACTTTCGTGTGGGGTCTGCTCGTTTTTTATGGGGTCGATTTTAATcgtataaaaatgaaatttgttcATATATTTAATCTAACCTACAATTATATTAtctcgtttttttttactcagcaaaccaaaactatatatttaaaaaaaatatggtaaatattTTCGAGCTCAACCAATGAAGGAcgaatttacaattttaaccTTTTGGACGaagatataatatattattaaaattttataattactcGAGTTACTCTTAACATTTATTAtgctttttcttaatttttttacatttaaatgtgagaaaagttttaaaatttagcttataaataagaaaaaaataaaaaaaataaaaaataaacattaaaattataacatgGGCCGCTAATTTGGGCTGGGTACATATtctaaaacattaataaacattaaaataaataaataaatatatatggatATGGTCTAAAATACtatattcatataaaaaaaatatattttttagtgtaattttgtattttgaaattatggatatatttaaaacattaaattggaagtaaaaattaaaatttaaaaattataatatttatcaaaatttatagttttgttGGTTGAAATTGGAAGTAAAAGTTTAGgaaaaacttatttattttttaaaattgaaccATTCGAATTTTGAGGACCGACCCATGAATTCATCATATGGGCAGCTCAGCAAGCAGTTTTGGGCTTTTGAGTAAGAGAAAGAGGTCTCTTCAAAAATTATGAATCCAAGGAAATTGCACAGCCATGATCAAGTGTGGCTGGAATTGCATATGACCATTGAAAGAAGAATTGGAAGCTTCGAAAATTCCAAGCGAAGTGGACGGTTCAAACAAGGTAGTGTTTCATACTGTACCTTTTTGTCATACCCGCATTTTTTCTCCCTCAGATTGAATGGGAATGGGAATGGGAATGGAAATGGAACTGAATAAGCCGTGGCAGTTCTACAACCATACAAATAAGTtgcccttttcttctttttcttctgaaCCACTTGCAAGGTGTTTGACAAAATGCCTCAATGGGggtaagttaaaaaaatttcctttaATGGGTCCACTTTACAACTTGGTAATCAATTGTGAATTGATTCTTCGTAGGAAAGTGGTTTGATTCTTTTGAATTAAGACGACAGCAATTGTAGTTGTGAATGAATCCCACCAGTCAAATTCACTATAGAAACTATAGCTTGAAGGgtataaatgtttattttatatcaatatttGGTAGTTGTTTGTTGTAGCCTACTAGAGTTAGTAAGATATGTTAGCGTTAAACTTGGAcccttaaatttattatgaatcacgactcttcacaatgatatgatattgtccactttaagcataaactctcgtgactttgcttttgattttctgaaaaagcctcgtaccaatggagatgtattccttaattTGTCAACGTGGGgctccctcccaaccatcgTGAATAAATCACCAAGTCTAGATAATGGTAAGTGGGATTGCTTTTAATGTGATGAAACAATGAAGATTTTTATGGCAGCTCCGGAGATGTCTCTTTTGAAGATCTACATCGAGCACATTGCTGTCAGGAGGGGCCaatgaaagaagaagcagGCTCACGTAGATGCTCCACCGAGCGGCAGTGTCAGCATCTCCAACTTGGGGATGTCAACATTTAACCACCAAACTCTAAACTCCATACGCAAAAGGTGGGCAGTGGCAGTTTACAATGTACGTGCTACCTCCTAACATGGGCTGCATTTATTTTCGTTTTTTCATCCCTAcctatctattttttttttttttttttttttttttttttttttttttNtttttttttttttttttttttttttcactctccTGCTTTAGTTGCTGAttgttgagagagaaaaatcacTTTCATTAGATTCTAGCACTGCCTTTTTCCCTAAGGACCAAATGATTGCAAAAGTTTAAGCCTAGAATTGGTATCTTTTCCCCTCAACTTTTAACTGTTTATCATTGATTGGATGGGCAAAAGAACGAGATGCCACTttaacttttccttttatgaCTTCTGTATCCCTTAGTCTAGTCCTCTGGCTCTGCCCATTGGGATTGttttgaagctttttttttttctttctaatatacataaatattatattatcacATCATAAAGAGAGGATTTCACTCACTTTCTAAGAAGAGGATCCTCTCAAGGTATTAAGTGATTTGGACAACACCAATTGAGCTATCTCAATGTTTTGATCGTCTATTCAGCACATTTGAGCAAGATCCATCTCCTTAAGGGTTTTCCTTGAGATTGGTTTGGAAACAAGTCACATGGGCAGGCAATTTTACTTTGGGAATGTCTTTCTGTGTGTGTGGGTGGGTGGGTNNNNNNNNNNNNNNNNNNNNNNNNNNNNNNNNNNNNNNNNNNNNNNNNNNNNNNNNNNNNNNNNNNNNNNNNNNNNNNNNNNNNNNNNNNNNNNNNNNNNNNNNNNNNNNNNNNNNNNNNNNNNNNNNNNNNNNNNNNNNNNNNNNNNNNNNNNNNNNNNNNNNGGGGGGGGGATAAAGTACACTTTTGCCGCTTTCAGTTACTTGGATTTCCACCCCGATTGAGTATTTGACTTTCGTACAACAGAGACAAGTTTTGTAAGGCGACATCTTCTTCCCTAAGCAAATCAGAGGTTTGGCCTAATACCATGcaatatttttcttacaaaTATTTGTAAGATGAATTCTACATtgtttttttacaaatatgtACAAGAATTTGCTATCTGAGACTGAAAGAAACATTTGGTTCTAATCAACAGCTCATGCTTGCTTGTTCTAAGCGCTTGGTCTTTTCAAGCGATGTTAGGCAAATTTCTAATCTAATCTCCAGCCTTTAgacatcaattattttataaatttatgacaATACCCGTGAGCCTGAAACCCGAGGTCCCAATAGACAAGATGGGTAAAAAACAGTAATTTTGAACTATGATTTGGAGCCCATCTCAATGAAGTGGCAATCTAGGAGTGG
Protein-coding sequences here:
- the LOC111811712 gene encoding fasciclin-like arabinogalactan protein 2, with protein sequence MRRPLPLSAAALALPLFFLLLFSSTADAHNITKILAKHPEFSTFNHYLSITHLAGEINRRLTITVLALDNSAMSDIISKHFTVGTIKNVLSLHVLVDYYGAKKLHQLSKGTTLSSTLFQASGSATGTSGYVNITNLKGGKVGFGSEDNGGDLNSFYVKSVMELPYNISILQISKVITSADAEAPTAAPLSLNLTEILPKQGCKTFCDLLIATGAAETYQSNIDGGLTVFCPTDAALNAFLPKYKNLTAAHKVSLLLYHGMPIYLSLQMLKSNNGVVNTLATDGGAKYDFDIKTDGEDVTVKTKVVTATVTATLIDSEPLIVYELDKVLQPRELFKAVPEEEDEAPAPKAAKKKKTKAPSPTASDGEEEEDADSPIGSDESDGEPEDQKSDKDGAFGSNGQRSIVAMILSLWLSVLLV